The Elaeis guineensis isolate ETL-2024a chromosome 14, EG11, whole genome shotgun sequence genome has a segment encoding these proteins:
- the LOC105056981 gene encoding small ribosomal subunit protein uS8 isoform X1 translates to MVRVSVLNDALKSMYNAEKRGKRQVMIRPSSKVIIKFLLVMQKHGYIGEFEYVDDHRAGKIVVELNGRLNKCGVISPRFDVGVKEIEPWTARLLPSRQFGYIVLTTSAGIMDHEEARRKNVGGKVLGFFY, encoded by the exons ATGGTGAGGGTTAGTGTGTTGAATGATGCTCTCAAGAGCATGTACAATGCTGAGAAGCGCGGGAAGAGGCAGGTCATGATCAGACCATCCTCAAAAGTCATCATCAAGTTTCTTCTTGTTATGCAGAAGCATG gaTACATTGGTGAGTTTGAATATGTAGATGATCATAGGGCTGGTAAGATTGTGGTTGAATTGAACGGGCGGTTGAACAAGTGTGGTGTCATTAGTCCACGCTTTGATGTGGGTGTCAAAGAAATTGAGCCCTGGACTGCAAGGTTGCTCCCATCACGACAG TTTGGCTACATTGTTCTGACTACATCTGCAGGCATCATGGACCATGAGGAAGCTAGGAGAAAGAATGTTGGTGGCAAAGTGCTTGGTTTCTTTTACTAG
- the LOC105056981 gene encoding small ribosomal subunit protein uS8 isoform X2, protein MVRVSVLNDALKSMYNAEKRGKRQVMIRPSSKVIIKFLLVMQKHGYIGEFEYVDDHRAGKIVVELNGRLNKCGVISPRFDVGVKEIEPWTARLLPSRQMDCRLLMPLEPLHQF, encoded by the exons ATGGTGAGGGTTAGTGTGTTGAATGATGCTCTCAAGAGCATGTACAATGCTGAGAAGCGCGGGAAGAGGCAGGTCATGATCAGACCATCCTCAAAAGTCATCATCAAGTTTCTTCTTGTTATGCAGAAGCATG gaTACATTGGTGAGTTTGAATATGTAGATGATCATAGGGCTGGTAAGATTGTGGTTGAATTGAACGGGCGGTTGAACAAGTGTGGTGTCATTAGTCCACGCTTTGATGTGGGTGTCAAAGAAATTGAGCCCTGGACTGCAAGGTTGCTCCCATCACGACAG ATGGATTGCAGATTGCTGATGCCTTTAGAACCACTGCATCAGTTCTAA
- the LOC105056982 gene encoding soluble inorganic pyrophosphatase 4, protein MPPPLEIANKSSSSHMSHPPLNERIISSMSRRSVAAHPWHDLEIGPDAPSIFNCVVEIGKGSKVKYELDKKTGMIKVDRVLYSSVVYPHNYGFIPRTLCEDNDPMDVLIIMQEPVLPGCFLRAKAIGLMPMIDQGEKDDKIIAVCADDPEYKHYSDIQELPPHRLAEIRRFFEDYKKNENKEVAVNDFLPATAAYEAVQHSMDLYATYIVESLRR, encoded by the exons ATGCCCCCACCTCTTGAAATAGCAAACAAGTCTTCTAGCTCGCACATGTCGCATCCACCTCTCAATGAAAGAATCATTTCGTCCATGTCCAGGCGGTCTGTTGCAGCACATCCTTGGCACGATCTTGAAATAG GTCCTGATGCACCATCTATATTCAACTGT GTGGTGGAAATAGGTAAGGGAAGTAAGGTGAAATATGAACTCGACAAAAAAACTGGGATGATAAAG GTTGACCGTGTGCTTTACTCATCGGTGGTATACCCCCACAATTATGGATTCATCCCACGCACTCTTTGTGAGGACAATGATCCCATGGATGTATTAATTATCATGCAG GAACCTGTGCTCCCAGGATGTTTCCTTCGGGCTAAAGCTATAGGTCTCATGCCTATGATTGATCAG GGAGAAAAGGATGACAAAATAATTGCAGTGTGCGCGGATGATCCTGAATACAAGCATTACTCTGATATTCAGGAGCTCCCGCCTCATCGCTTAGCTGAAATCAGGCGCTTCTTTGAAGACT ataagaaaaatgaaaatAAGGAAGTTGCAGTGAATGACTTCCTTCCTGCCACCGCTGCTTATGAAGCCGTACAACACTCAAt GGACCTCTATGCAACTTACATAGTGGAGAGTCTGAGGAGGTAG